In the genome of Pseudarthrobacter sp. IC2-21, one region contains:
- a CDS encoding AI-2E family transporter, with protein sequence MTPAEDATPSTSMPPRIRADRELEQDIPYGVRIAASWAWRVGLILVVGGALIWLLSRISFLIIPVMVAALLAGLLSPVVRWLRSKRLPNGAAVAITVLGFLGLIVGALALVGRQLISGFDELWSQALAGVQQIQDWLADGPLHLTADQIDQYLKEATSALQNNSSSILSGALSFGSTAGHFAAGLVLALFILIFFLLEGDRIWAFIVRLLPKKARAAAFGAGRKGWASMVSYARIQMFVAFVDAVGIGVGAAIIGVPLALPLSVLVFIGSFIPVVGALVTGAIAVLLALVANGPVNALIMLAIVLLVQQLESHILQPLVMGKAVSLHPVAVILSVAAGSYLAGIPGALFSVPILAVANTAIRYIAARTWEHEQVLVTPEGPVTLGPDTDDTIREVRPPDVRSFRGEEAAASTDASNPEGKA encoded by the coding sequence ATGACGCCAGCTGAGGACGCCACCCCATCCACTTCAATGCCGCCGCGCATCCGGGCGGACCGGGAGCTCGAGCAGGACATTCCCTACGGGGTCCGCATCGCGGCCTCGTGGGCCTGGCGCGTCGGGCTCATCCTGGTGGTGGGCGGCGCCCTGATCTGGCTGCTCAGCCGGATCAGCTTCCTGATCATTCCGGTCATGGTGGCAGCGCTCCTTGCCGGGCTGCTGAGCCCCGTGGTGCGCTGGTTGCGCAGCAAACGGCTGCCGAACGGTGCCGCCGTGGCCATCACCGTGCTCGGCTTCCTAGGCCTGATCGTGGGTGCGCTTGCCCTCGTTGGACGTCAATTGATTTCGGGCTTCGACGAACTGTGGTCCCAGGCCCTGGCAGGCGTGCAACAGATCCAGGACTGGCTCGCCGACGGACCGCTTCACCTCACGGCGGACCAGATCGACCAGTACCTTAAGGAAGCTACCTCTGCCCTGCAAAACAACAGCAGCAGCATCCTCAGCGGAGCGCTGTCCTTCGGCAGCACGGCCGGGCACTTCGCCGCAGGCCTGGTGCTGGCCCTTTTCATCCTCATATTCTTCCTGCTGGAGGGCGACCGGATCTGGGCCTTCATTGTGCGGCTGCTGCCGAAGAAGGCCCGCGCCGCCGCGTTCGGCGCAGGACGCAAAGGCTGGGCCTCCATGGTCAGCTATGCGCGGATCCAGATGTTTGTCGCCTTCGTGGACGCGGTGGGGATCGGCGTGGGAGCCGCCATTATCGGGGTTCCGCTGGCCCTGCCGCTGAGCGTACTCGTGTTCATTGGTTCGTTCATCCCGGTGGTCGGCGCACTCGTTACCGGCGCCATCGCCGTCCTGCTGGCGCTCGTGGCCAACGGCCCGGTCAACGCCCTGATCATGCTGGCCATCGTGCTCCTGGTCCAGCAGCTGGAGAGCCACATCCTGCAACCCTTGGTCATGGGCAAGGCTGTATCCCTGCATCCGGTGGCGGTCATCCTCAGTGTGGCGGCCGGATCTTACCTGGCAGGCATCCCCGGGGCGCTGTTCTCAGTGCCTATTCTTGCCGTAGCAAACACCGCAATTCGATACATCGCTGCCAGAACGTGGGAACATGAACAAGTGCTGGTAACCCCCGAAGGGCCAGTGACGCTTGGCCCGGACACTGATGACACCATCAGGGAAGTCCGGCCGCCGGACGTCCGGTCCTTCCGTGGCGAGGAGGCCGCAGCCAGCACAGACGCATCCAATCCGGAGGGCAAGGCCTGA
- the mca gene encoding mycothiol conjugate amidase Mca, whose translation MTASTHSPAPLRLLAVHAHPDDESSKGAATMAMYAAAGVDVMVATCTDGSRGDIQNPAVEGDPHPKRDMAGARRLEMNQAAKILGIKQRWLGFMDSGLPEGDPLPPLPPGSFALQPLPRAAAPLVRLVRDFKPHVMVSYDENGGYPHPDHIMAHRVAVEAFAAAGDPDRYPGTGPAWQPSKLYYDRAFNPARFRALHFALEEAGLQSPYAERLAAWLEADAEGHTPPPGGHPTTTQIDCGDYFEARDDALRAHRTQVDPLGFFFAVSADMQRRVWPWEDYSLIETKVPATFPEKDLFAGLR comes from the coding sequence ATGACAGCGTCCACTCACAGCCCGGCTCCGCTCCGTCTGCTCGCCGTTCATGCGCACCCGGATGACGAGTCCAGCAAGGGTGCCGCCACCATGGCCATGTACGCTGCTGCCGGTGTGGACGTTATGGTGGCCACCTGCACGGATGGCTCCCGCGGAGATATCCAGAACCCTGCGGTGGAGGGGGACCCCCATCCAAAACGGGACATGGCGGGTGCCCGGCGGCTGGAGATGAATCAGGCCGCCAAGATCCTGGGCATCAAGCAGCGCTGGCTGGGGTTCATGGATTCGGGGCTGCCCGAGGGCGACCCGTTGCCGCCCTTGCCGCCCGGCTCGTTCGCGTTGCAGCCGCTGCCGCGCGCCGCGGCGCCCCTGGTGCGGCTGGTCCGGGACTTCAAGCCGCATGTCATGGTCAGCTATGACGAAAACGGGGGATACCCGCACCCGGACCACATCATGGCCCACCGCGTGGCCGTGGAGGCCTTCGCCGCTGCCGGTGACCCCGACCGGTACCCGGGGACGGGCCCGGCCTGGCAGCCCAGCAAGCTCTACTACGACCGCGCCTTCAACCCGGCACGGTTCCGTGCCTTGCACTTTGCCCTCGAGGAAGCCGGGCTGCAGTCCCCGTACGCGGAGCGCCTGGCCGCGTGGCTCGAAGCCGACGCCGAGGGTCATACCCCGCCGCCGGGCGGCCACCCCACCACTACCCAGATTGATTGCGGCGACTACTTTGAGGCGCGCGACGACGCGCTGCGGGCCCACCGTACCCAGGTGGATCCGCTGGGGTTCTTCTTTGCCGTGTCGGCTGACATGCAACGCCGGGTGTGGCCGTGGGAAGACTACTCGCTAATCGAAACCAAGGTTCCGGCCACCTTCCCGGAAAAGGATCTGTTCGCCGGGCTAAGATAG
- the ilvA gene encoding threonine ammonia-lyase, whose amino-acid sequence MNTLDTLPVTLDDVLEAQKLLDGIITRTPVESSRALGSMVGGEVFFKCENLQRAGSFKVRGAYVRMAKLSAEEKKRGVVAASAGNHAQGVAVAAKALGIKARIYMPLGVALPKLAATRSHGAEVVLHGHNVDEALAEAQRYADESGMVFVHPFDNVDVVSGQGTVGLEILEQIPNVDTILMGVGGGGLLAGVAVAVKERARELGREIRIIGVQAENAAAYPPSLAADALVPLKKVSTMADGIAVGRPGQLPFSIIRELVDDVVTVSEDSLARALIFLLERAKLVVEPAGAVGVAALMDGKIENPGTTAVILSGGNIDPMLMLKVIQRGLSAAGRYMTVRMMLDDRPGSLATIARIIAENDANVTGLDHTRVGGSISMGDVSITVNLETKGHEHCEQVLGALRAEGFQPIVVH is encoded by the coding sequence GTGAACACCCTCGATACCCTTCCCGTCACGCTGGACGATGTCCTTGAGGCGCAGAAGCTGCTCGACGGGATTATTACGCGGACACCGGTGGAATCATCACGGGCCCTCGGGAGCATGGTGGGCGGCGAGGTCTTTTTCAAATGTGAAAACCTGCAGCGGGCCGGTTCCTTCAAGGTCCGCGGCGCCTACGTGCGGATGGCAAAGCTGTCCGCTGAGGAGAAAAAGCGCGGCGTTGTGGCCGCATCGGCCGGTAACCACGCCCAGGGCGTGGCTGTGGCGGCCAAAGCACTCGGCATCAAGGCCCGCATCTACATGCCCCTGGGCGTGGCGCTGCCCAAGCTGGCCGCCACCCGCAGCCACGGCGCCGAGGTGGTACTCCACGGGCACAACGTGGACGAGGCCCTTGCCGAGGCGCAGCGCTATGCGGACGAATCCGGCATGGTCTTTGTGCACCCCTTCGACAACGTTGATGTGGTGTCCGGCCAGGGCACTGTTGGGCTGGAAATCCTGGAACAAATCCCCAACGTGGACACCATCCTGATGGGCGTCGGCGGCGGCGGGCTGCTCGCCGGCGTGGCCGTGGCCGTCAAGGAAAGAGCCCGCGAACTGGGCCGTGAGATCCGCATCATTGGCGTGCAGGCTGAAAACGCCGCGGCCTATCCGCCGTCCCTGGCCGCTGACGCGCTGGTTCCGCTGAAGAAAGTCTCCACCATGGCTGACGGCATCGCCGTGGGCCGCCCCGGCCAGCTGCCGTTCAGCATCATCCGCGAACTGGTGGATGACGTGGTTACCGTGAGTGAGGATTCGCTGGCGCGTGCCCTGATCTTCCTGCTGGAACGGGCAAAGCTGGTGGTGGAACCCGCGGGGGCTGTCGGGGTGGCCGCGCTGATGGACGGAAAGATCGAAAACCCCGGCACCACGGCGGTGATCCTGTCCGGCGGCAATATCGACCCGATGCTGATGCTCAAGGTCATCCAGCGCGGCCTGTCCGCCGCCGGCCGGTACATGACCGTGAGGATGATGCTCGATGACCGGCCGGGCTCGCTGGCGACGATCGCCCGAATCATTGCCGAAAACGATGCCAACGTCACCGGGCTGGACCACACCCGGGTGGGCGGCTCAATCAGCATGGGCGACGTCTCCATCACCGTTAACCTCGAGACCAAGGGCCACGAACATTGTGAACAGGTCCTGGGCGCCCTCCGCGCCGAGGGCTTTCAGCCGATTGTGGTGCATTAG
- a CDS encoding rhomboid family intramembrane serine protease, whose amino-acid sequence MQTLWRTAATRRPALRHFHGLIRTAPVTLGFVAVFWAAGALSFSLFSGPARALRSQVAATAHSIAPHWWTLLTSAFWERNLAGYVVATILVLGVGIPLERRMGSLRFAASALLFQVLGIAAAVGFVTVVRAVMGSWAREMSGHHFIGPSAFIAGIGIAATTAMPTLWRRRIRVVVFALLLLLALYSGGFADLVRLAAACAGAVLGPLMVRRRTHLARPVSSRHEGRVLIGLLVAVSAVGPVVAGLVPHAAGPLSVLRFLFTNIQPVDPDSLQILCSDPGQGKACASARLQQRAGAGGIFMAILPSFLLLLLADGLRRGRRFAWAASVLIQLSLSVLAVITITGILQHSTPDTRAAGGIGAAVGRSASLHPITALLPLLLPLVLTVLLLMTRKLFPVAAPPGTYRRLGIRLAGTAAVLGSVYVGAGLALAQDFSPVPDPAELLANVPDRFLPLAYIVGVAPAFLPQSPAAVLLYEGVGVIFWAITGVLMVKSFLRPDPVRNRGADRARAILTKHGGGSLSWMTMWAGNTYWFSTTSETFIAYRVISGVALTLGGPVGPETGNGKALADFARLCREQGWTPCFYSVDRTMRDHAASLGWDAVQVAQETVLPLDSVSFQGKKFQDIRTAMNNAAKAGVRAEWITYSTAPLTIQAQIQEISEEWVADKKIPEMGFTLGSLDELKDPEVRCLIAVDDHHLVHALASWLPVYRNGNINGWTLDFMRRRSNGFRPATEFLIASAVLSLKKEGYEYISLSGAPLAWASADDPRPTTAAPPGAGGLERLLNWLGATLEPIYGFRSLLAFKAKFQPRYVPLYMLYPDAAALPTIANAVTRAYLPAVTLGESLTLARRILRGSEKPAAPARESTRPVKVPGP is encoded by the coding sequence GTGCAGACATTGTGGCGCACGGCCGCGACCCGCCGCCCGGCGCTCCGGCACTTCCATGGCCTCATACGCACGGCCCCGGTTACGTTGGGTTTCGTCGCCGTCTTCTGGGCGGCCGGTGCACTGTCTTTCAGCCTCTTTTCCGGACCGGCCCGTGCGCTCCGTTCGCAGGTGGCTGCCACCGCGCATTCAATCGCGCCGCACTGGTGGACTCTGCTCACGTCAGCGTTCTGGGAAAGGAACCTGGCGGGCTACGTTGTGGCAACCATTTTGGTGCTCGGGGTCGGTATCCCCTTGGAGCGGCGGATGGGAAGCCTCCGATTTGCTGCGTCCGCCTTGTTATTTCAGGTCCTGGGTATTGCCGCGGCCGTTGGTTTTGTGACCGTTGTCCGGGCTGTGATGGGGAGCTGGGCGCGGGAAATGAGCGGCCACCATTTTATCGGTCCCAGTGCATTCATTGCCGGAATCGGCATCGCCGCAACGACGGCGATGCCCACTCTTTGGCGGCGGCGGATTCGCGTGGTGGTCTTCGCCCTACTGTTGCTGCTGGCCCTCTACAGCGGAGGATTCGCCGATCTGGTGCGGCTCGCTGCGGCCTGTGCGGGAGCAGTTCTGGGACCGCTTATGGTCCGGCGGCGGACCCATCTCGCGCGCCCGGTCAGTTCCCGGCACGAAGGCCGGGTCCTGATAGGGCTTCTCGTGGCGGTCTCGGCGGTGGGGCCCGTGGTGGCCGGTTTGGTTCCGCACGCGGCCGGTCCTTTGTCCGTCCTGCGGTTCCTCTTCACCAACATCCAGCCGGTGGATCCCGATTCGCTTCAGATCCTGTGCAGCGACCCGGGTCAGGGCAAGGCATGTGCTTCAGCCCGGCTTCAACAGCGCGCCGGCGCCGGCGGCATCTTCATGGCGATCCTTCCCTCATTTCTGCTGCTGTTGCTCGCGGATGGCCTGAGGCGCGGACGGCGGTTCGCCTGGGCCGCGTCGGTGCTGATTCAGCTCAGTCTGTCCGTCCTGGCGGTCATCACCATCACCGGAATCCTTCAGCATTCGACGCCGGACACCCGCGCCGCCGGCGGGATCGGTGCCGCCGTGGGAAGAAGCGCATCTCTGCACCCGATCACTGCGCTGTTGCCCCTTCTGCTGCCCCTGGTTTTGACCGTCCTGTTGCTCATGACCCGAAAGCTTTTCCCCGTCGCCGCCCCGCCAGGCACCTATCGCCGCCTCGGCATTCGCCTTGCTGGCACGGCAGCTGTCCTGGGCAGCGTGTACGTCGGCGCAGGGCTTGCCCTGGCCCAGGATTTCTCCCCGGTTCCAGATCCGGCTGAGCTGCTTGCCAACGTTCCGGACAGGTTTCTTCCCCTGGCCTACATCGTGGGCGTGGCCCCGGCATTCCTTCCCCAGAGCCCGGCCGCGGTCCTGCTGTATGAGGGCGTCGGGGTCATCTTCTGGGCCATCACCGGTGTGCTGATGGTTAAATCCTTCCTGCGTCCGGATCCGGTCCGGAACCGGGGCGCAGACCGTGCCCGTGCCATCCTCACCAAACACGGGGGAGGGTCCTTATCGTGGATGACGATGTGGGCCGGCAACACTTATTGGTTCTCCACCACCAGCGAGACTTTCATTGCCTACCGGGTCATCTCAGGAGTCGCGCTGACACTCGGTGGGCCGGTCGGGCCGGAAACCGGCAACGGAAAGGCGCTCGCCGATTTTGCCAGGCTATGCCGTGAGCAAGGATGGACTCCGTGCTTCTACTCCGTGGACAGGACCATGCGGGATCATGCGGCTTCGCTCGGATGGGACGCGGTGCAGGTGGCCCAGGAGACCGTTCTTCCCCTGGATTCGGTGTCCTTCCAAGGAAAAAAATTCCAGGACATCCGTACCGCGATGAACAACGCGGCTAAAGCGGGCGTCCGGGCGGAATGGATAACCTACAGCACCGCTCCGCTGACCATCCAGGCGCAAATCCAGGAGATTTCCGAGGAATGGGTCGCGGACAAAAAGATACCGGAAATGGGCTTTACCCTGGGAAGCCTCGACGAACTCAAAGACCCCGAGGTCCGGTGCCTGATCGCCGTCGACGATCATCATCTTGTTCACGCACTCGCCTCCTGGCTGCCGGTCTACCGGAACGGAAACATCAATGGCTGGACCCTGGACTTCATGCGCCGCCGCAGCAACGGCTTCCGCCCCGCCACCGAATTTCTCATCGCTTCCGCCGTGCTCAGCCTCAAGAAGGAAGGCTATGAGTACATCAGCCTTTCGGGGGCGCCGCTGGCCTGGGCCAGCGCCGACGACCCCCGCCCAACCACCGCCGCGCCGCCCGGGGCAGGAGGCCTGGAACGGTTGCTCAACTGGTTGGGTGCGACCCTGGAACCGATCTACGGCTTCAGGTCGCTGCTGGCCTTCAAAGCCAAATTCCAGCCCCGGTATGTGCCGCTGTACATGCTTTACCCCGACGCCGCCGCCCTCCCCACCATCGCCAACGCCGTCACGCGCGCCTACCTCCCGGCGGTCACCCTCGGAGAAAGCCTGACACTGGCGCGCCGCATACTGCGGGGCAGTGAGAAGCCTGCGGCCCCTGCCCGTGAAAGTACCCGGCCCGTGAAAGTACCCGGCCCATGA
- a CDS encoding DUF4307 domain-containing protein, translating to MTSQDQPAVSPPADTSLVNRYGGQKRPLSRKAKRGIAVALLAAGVGFMAWVSTSSASGVTFKDIGFSTPDATQAEVDFQVTREPGTAVKCAVKALDSKFAVVGWKVVDIPPGQADKTADGGRTVAQRVAVRTESASVSGVVDNCWIPGDGK from the coding sequence GTGACGTCCCAGGATCAGCCCGCCGTGTCCCCGCCTGCAGACACTAGCCTAGTCAATCGTTATGGCGGTCAAAAGCGGCCCCTTTCCCGCAAGGCCAAACGCGGCATCGCAGTGGCCCTCCTGGCTGCCGGCGTCGGTTTTATGGCCTGGGTCTCCACCTCCTCTGCTTCGGGGGTGACGTTCAAGGACATTGGCTTCAGTACGCCCGACGCCACCCAGGCTGAGGTTGATTTCCAGGTCACCAGGGAACCCGGCACGGCCGTCAAGTGCGCAGTGAAGGCCCTGGATTCCAAGTTCGCCGTGGTGGGCTGGAAAGTGGTGGACATCCCGCCGGGGCAAGCGGACAAAACGGCTGACGGCGGCCGGACAGTGGCGCAGCGGGTGGCGGTTCGGACCGAGTCAGCGTCCGTCTCCGGGGTGGTGGATAACTGCTGGATTCCGGGTGACGGAAAGTAG
- the greA gene encoding transcription elongation factor GreA yields the protein MSTTNSAPAAWLTQEAFDRLKAELDHLSGAGRAEIVQKIESARQEGDLKENGGYHAAKEEQGKIEARIRQLTVLLRDAHVGEAPADDGIVEPGMLVVAKIAGDEETFLLGSREIAGDSDLDVFSEKSPLGAAIVGHKEGETLSYTAPNGKDISVEIISAKPYKG from the coding sequence GTGTCTACCACCAACAGCGCGCCTGCAGCCTGGCTCACCCAGGAAGCTTTTGACCGCCTGAAGGCAGAGCTGGACCACCTTTCCGGCGCAGGCCGTGCGGAGATTGTCCAGAAGATCGAGTCTGCCCGCCAGGAGGGCGACCTCAAGGAAAACGGCGGCTACCACGCGGCCAAGGAGGAACAGGGAAAGATTGAAGCCCGGATCCGCCAGCTGACGGTGCTTCTGCGCGATGCCCACGTGGGGGAAGCCCCGGCCGATGACGGCATCGTTGAGCCCGGCATGCTGGTAGTTGCGAAGATCGCCGGGGATGAAGAGACGTTCCTGCTGGGATCCCGTGAAATCGCCGGCGACTCTGACCTGGATGTATTCAGCGAGAAGTCGCCCCTTGGTGCCGCAATCGTCGGTCACAAAGAGGGCGAGACCCTCAGCTACACCGCTCCGAACGGCAAGGACATTTCGGTGGAGATCATCTCCGCCAAGCCGTACAAAGGCTGA
- a CDS encoding aldose 1-epimerase family protein, whose amino-acid sequence MTSSTAPDASAASGPHKYATGRQYEIRRADALAVVTELAAGLRLYSRGGVQLTETYGDAEISPGAAGITLAPWANRVEDGIWYLNGKKQQLDITEVSRNNASHGLLRNSAYNLVDESQYSVTLEATVFPQHGYPFLVRHRVQYLLTEDLGLEVRQTLINDSAVPAPFVLGAHPYLRLGDADVENLVLTVAAESRLVADARLIPRSSEPVSGDSDFRAGQRVGDLDIDVALTDLTFDGGAARHTLSAADGRSVSLWQDEACGYVHVFVTTELPGRSKAVAIEPMTGPANAFNSGDGLRWLPADGSFTMTWGIDAVLDGAG is encoded by the coding sequence ATGACCTCCAGTACAGCCCCGGACGCCAGCGCTGCCTCCGGGCCCCATAAATATGCCACGGGCCGTCAGTATGAGATCCGCAGGGCTGATGCCCTTGCGGTGGTCACCGAACTGGCGGCCGGGCTCCGGCTGTACAGCCGCGGCGGTGTGCAACTCACGGAGACGTATGGGGATGCCGAAATTTCTCCCGGAGCCGCCGGAATCACTCTGGCCCCCTGGGCAAACAGGGTAGAGGACGGGATCTGGTACCTCAACGGCAAGAAGCAGCAGCTCGACATCACCGAGGTTTCGCGGAACAACGCCAGCCACGGGCTGCTCCGCAACTCCGCCTACAACCTCGTTGATGAGTCGCAGTATTCGGTGACCCTGGAGGCGACGGTGTTCCCCCAGCACGGTTATCCCTTCCTGGTCCGGCACCGCGTGCAGTACCTGCTGACGGAGGATCTGGGCCTGGAAGTCAGGCAGACCCTGATCAACGACTCCGCCGTCCCCGCGCCGTTCGTGCTGGGGGCGCACCCGTACCTGCGGCTGGGTGACGCGGACGTGGAGAACCTGGTCCTGACTGTCGCTGCGGAAAGCCGCCTGGTGGCGGATGCGCGGCTGATTCCGCGCAGCTCGGAGCCGGTCAGCGGGGACAGCGACTTCCGCGCGGGCCAGCGGGTCGGGGACCTTGACATTGATGTGGCACTGACTGACCTGACGTTCGACGGCGGTGCGGCGCGCCACACGCTCTCGGCCGCCGACGGGCGCAGTGTGTCGCTGTGGCAGGACGAAGCGTGCGGCTACGTGCACGTTTTTGTGACAACCGAACTGCCGGGGCGGTCCAAGGCCGTCGCCATCGAACCCATGACCGGTCCCGCCAACGCCTTCAACTCCGGCGACGGACTGCGGTGGCTGCCGGCGGACGGGTCCTTCACCATGACCTGGGGGATCGATGCCGTGTTGGACGGTGCCGGGTAG
- a CDS encoding Bax inhibitor-1/YccA family protein, whose translation MALGGNPIFNGKNFRGATQAPRVPQAPYGQGQYGQQPYGQQAFGRAPGQVMDGQAGYAQQGMTTEQLQQMYNQPAAGPADTGRMTFDDVIVKTAACLGVLLVGAAVTMFVSMGLASMLMIVGALGGFVLAMVNTFKKQPSPALILAYAGLEGLFLGGLTRVLDTMYPGVGLQAVIGTLSVFAVTLVLFKSGKVRATPKAMRFFMIAMVGYALFSVVNLVMMLTGLTTEPFGLRSGVIGVAIGVLAIGLAAFSLVMDFTSIEAGVRNGAPQRFSWTAAFGLTVTLVWLYVEIIRLLAILRGDD comes from the coding sequence ATGGCACTTGGCGGAAACCCGATCTTCAACGGAAAGAACTTCCGTGGAGCAACGCAGGCACCGCGTGTCCCGCAGGCGCCTTACGGGCAGGGCCAGTACGGTCAGCAGCCCTATGGACAGCAGGCCTTCGGCCGTGCTCCCGGCCAGGTCATGGATGGCCAGGCCGGTTACGCCCAGCAGGGCATGACCACCGAACAACTGCAGCAGATGTACAACCAGCCCGCTGCGGGTCCGGCCGACACCGGCCGGATGACGTTCGACGACGTCATCGTCAAGACTGCCGCCTGCCTCGGTGTCCTTCTGGTGGGGGCCGCCGTCACCATGTTCGTCAGCATGGGGCTTGCCAGCATGCTGATGATTGTCGGCGCGCTGGGCGGTTTCGTCCTGGCGATGGTGAACACCTTCAAGAAGCAGCCCTCACCGGCCCTGATCCTCGCCTACGCCGGGCTGGAAGGCCTGTTCCTCGGCGGCCTCACCCGCGTGCTGGACACGATGTACCCGGGCGTGGGCCTGCAGGCCGTCATTGGCACGCTGTCCGTGTTTGCCGTAACCCTGGTCCTGTTCAAGAGCGGGAAGGTCCGCGCGACACCCAAGGCCATGCGCTTCTTTATGATCGCCATGGTGGGTTACGCGCTCTTCTCTGTGGTCAACCTCGTCATGATGCTGACCGGTCTGACCACCGAACCGTTCGGTCTCCGCAGCGGCGTCATCGGCGTGGCCATCGGCGTCCTCGCCATCGGCCTGGCGGCGTTCTCCCTGGTCATGGACTTCACCAGCATTGAGGCCGGCGTCAGGAACGGCGCCCCGCAGCGGTTCTCCTGGACCGCGGCGTTCGGTCTGACTGTCACCCTGGTGTGGCTGTACGTGGAAATCATCCGCCTCCTGGCCATTCTGCGGGGCGACGACTAG
- a CDS encoding rhomboid family intramembrane serine protease, giving the protein MLDAMGDGRPRSRQTTASRAKGGLLVSGGFVFLLFVIEVVNMLTLHALNRTFGLRPRSLDGLLDIFTFPLLHANMNHLLSNALPLVIFGFLVFLSGLRVFLTALAFSWLGSGLTVWMIGDGGITVGASGLVFGLFAFLLVRGFFNGSWRQILLAVVLFMVYGGILLGVLPVMGGFVSWQAHLGGAVGGVAAALLLRPRETKTPAP; this is encoded by the coding sequence ATGCTGGATGCGATGGGGGACGGGCGACCGAGGAGCAGGCAGACCACCGCTTCGCGCGCCAAGGGCGGGCTGCTGGTCTCCGGCGGCTTTGTGTTCCTGCTCTTTGTCATCGAAGTGGTCAATATGCTGACCCTCCACGCCCTGAACAGGACCTTTGGCCTGCGGCCCAGGTCACTTGACGGGCTCCTGGATATCTTCACTTTCCCGCTCCTGCACGCCAACATGAACCATCTCCTCTCCAACGCCCTTCCGCTGGTCATTTTCGGCTTCCTGGTCTTCCTCTCGGGGCTGCGGGTGTTCCTGACTGCGTTGGCATTCAGCTGGCTGGGTTCCGGCCTGACGGTCTGGATGATTGGCGACGGCGGCATCACCGTGGGAGCCTCAGGCCTGGTGTTCGGGCTGTTCGCCTTCCTCCTGGTCCGTGGTTTCTTCAACGGCAGCTGGCGCCAAATCCTGCTCGCCGTGGTTCTGTTTATGGTCTACGGCGGCATCCTGCTGGGCGTCCTGCCAGTCATGGGCGGCTTCGTCTCCTGGCAGGCTCACCTCGGCGGGGCGGTGGGCGGGGTGGCTGCTGCCCTTCTGCTGCGGCCCAGGGAAACCAAAACGCCGGCCCCCTGA